TGCGCATCGGCAACGCGGACGACGCCGTACCGGCCGCCGAGTTGGACCGCCTGCTCGACGGGGTCTACCTCGATCTCGTCCCGGTGATCCTGGATGCCGGTGCCGACTACGTCGCGGCCGCCGACGCGGTGCTGCCGCTGATCGCCGACTTCGACGATGACCGGCGGTCCCGGCTGTCGCTGGACCTGGGCGCCGATCCGCTCACCGCGGTGCTCAGCGGCCGCGCCGCCCCCTCGACCGACGAGGTCACCGCGGTCGCCACGCGTACCGCCGGGCAGGCCGGGGTGCGGGCCGTCACCGTCGACGGACCCGCGCTGCACAACCTCGGTGCCAGCGCCTCCTGGGAACTCGCCGGCGCCCTCGCGGCCGGGGTGAGCTACCTGCGTCAGCTGATCGCCGGCGGGTTGTCGGTGACGGATGCGCTGGGCCAGGTCAGCTTCCGGTTCAGCGCCGACGACGACCAGTTCATGTCCATCGCCAAGCTGCGCGCCGCGCGCCGGTTGTGGGCGCGGGTGGCCGAGGTGGCCGGCGACGCGGCCGCCGGTGCCGCGGTGCTGCACGCGGTCACCTCGGCGCCGATGATGTCCCAGCGTGACCCCTGGGTGAACATGCTGCGCACCACGCTCGCCGCGTTCGCGGCCGGTGTCGGCGGCGCCGACACCGTTGCGGTACAGCCGTTCGATGCCGCGATCCCTGGCGGATTGCCCGGTACCGCAACCACTTTCAGCCGTCGCATCGCGCGCAACACCCAACTGCTGCTGCTCGAGGAGTCCCATCTGGGTCGTGTCCTGGATCCGGCGGCCGGATCCTGGTTCGTCGAGGACCTGACCGCACAGCTGGCCGAGCAGGCCTGGGCGCACTTCCAGGACCTGGAGTCCCGCGGCGGATTCGTCGAGGCCCGGGACTACCTGGTCGAGCAGATCGCAGCGGTGCGGGAGCAACGGGCCGATGACATCGCGCATCGCAAGACCTCGCTCACCGGTGTGAACGAATTCCCGAACCTGGCCGAGAAGCCGCTCGAGCGGGCCGAGGAGGTGCCGGGCGTCTACCGCTACGCGGCCGGCTTCGAAGCCCTGCGCGACCGCTCGGACGCCTACCTGGCAGAGCACGGCACGCGCCCGCAGGCGGTACTGCTGCCGCTGGGGCCGCTGGCCGAGCACAACATCCGCACCACGTTCGCGGCGAACCTGCTGGCCTCCGGCGGCATCGAGGCCGTCAATCCGGGCACCGTGGACGCGGCCGGGGTGGCCGCCGCGGTGGACGGACACAAGGTCGTGGTCATCTGCGGCACCGACGCCCGCTACGGCACCGAGGCCGAGGCCGTGGTGGCCGCCGCGCGGGACGCCGGCGCTGCCCACGTCTACCTGGCCGGACCGGAGAAGGCTCTGGCGAATGCCGGGGAGGGTTCAGCCCGCCCCGACGAATACCTGACCGCGAAGATCAACGCCGTGGAGGCGCTGGCGACCCTGCTCACCCGATTGGGGGCCTAGGCAATGACTGTTTCCAATGACGCCGCCGCAACGACGACTGCCACCACCGGGCTCCCGAGCTTCGCCGACGTCCCGCTGCACGGGGACAACGAACCGGCCGCACCCACCGCGGAGGCGACCGCCGAGCTGACCGCCGTCGCCGCTGCCGCGCACGGCTACACCCCCGAGCAGCTGGTCTGGTCGACGCCCGAGGGCATCGACGTCAAGCCGGTGTACATCGCCGCCGACCGCGACGAGGCTGTCGCCGCGGGCTACCCGCTGGACAGCTTCCCCGGAGACGCGCCGTTCATCCGCGGCCCGTACCCGACGATGTACGTCAACCAGCCGTGGACCATCCGGCAGTACGCCGGGTTCTCCACCGCCGCCGAGTCCAACGCGTTCTACCGCCGCAACCTGGCCGCCGGCCAGAAGGGCCTGTCGGTCGCCTTCGACCTGGCCACCCACCGGGGCTACGACTCCGACCATCCCCGCGTCGCCGGTGACGTCGGCATGGCCGGTGTGGCCATCGACTCGATCCTGGACATGCGCCAGCTGTTCGACGGGATCGACCTGGGCAACGTCTCGGTGTCGATGACCATGAACGGTGCGGTGCTGCCGATCCTGGCGCTCTACGTGGTGGCCGCCGAGGAGCAGGGGGTGCCGCCGGAGAAGCTGGCCGGGACCATCCAGAACGACATCCTCAAAGAGTTCATGGTCCGCAACACCTACATCTATCCGCCCAAGCCCTCGATGCGGATCATCTCCGACATCTTCGGCTACACCAGCGCGAAGATGCCGAAGTTCAACTCGATCTCGATCTCCGGTTACCACATCCAGGAGGCCGGGGCGACGGCCGATCTGGAGCTCGGCTACACGCTCGCCGACGGGGTGGAGTACCTCAAGGCCGGCCTGGACGCCGGGCTGGACATCGATAAGTTCGCGCCCCGGCTGAGCTTCTTCTGGGGCATCGGGATGAACTTCTTCATGGAGGTCGCCAAGCTGCGCGCCGGCCGCCTGCTGTGGAGCGAACTGGTCGCCCAGTTCGACCCGAAGAGCTCGAAATCGCTGTCGCTGCGCACCCATTCGCAGACCTCGGGCTGGTCGCTGACCGCCCAGGACGTGTTCAACAACGTCGCGCGGACCTGTGTGGAGGCGATGGCCGCCACCCAGGGCCATACCCAGTCGCTGCACACCAACGCCCTCGACGAGGCGCTGGCGCTGCCGACCGACTTCTCCGCGCGCATCGCCCGCAACACCCAGCTGGTGCTGCAGCAGGAGTCGGGCACCACCCGGCCGATCGACCCGTGGGGCGGCTCCTACTACGTGGAGTGGCTGACCCACCAGCTGGCCGAGAAGGCCCGCGGCCACATCCGCGAGATCGCCGAGCACGGCGGCATGGCGCAGGCCATCAACGAGGGCATCCCGAAGATGCGCATCGAAGAGGCCGCCGCCCGCACCCAGGCCCGCATCGACTCCGGTGTGCAGGCGCTGATCGGCGTGAACAAGTACCAGGTGGCCGAGGACCAGGAGATCGAGGTCCTCAAGGTCGAGAACAGCCGGGTGCGCACCGAGCAGCTGGCCAAGCTGGAACGGCTGCGCGCCGAGCGGGACGAGGCCGCCACCCAGGCCGCGCTGGCCGAGCTGACCCGCGCCGCCGGGGAGAACACCTCGGCGGGTCCGGACGGACTGGGCAACAACCTGATGGCGCTGGCCATCAACGCCGCCCGGGCGCACGCCACGGTCGGTGAGATCTCCGATGCGCTGGAAAAGGTGTACGGCCGGCACGTGGCCGAGATCCGCACCATCTCCGGTGTGTACCGCGACGAGGTCGGGAAGGCTGGAAACGTGGGTGCCGCAACGGATCTGGTGGAGCGCTTCGCCGAGGCCGACGGCCGTCGCCCGCGCATCCTGGTCGCCAAGATGGGCCAGGACGGCCACGACCGCGGCCAGAAGGTGATCGCGACCGCGTTCGCCGACATCGGCTTCGACGTGGACGTCGGCTCGCTGTTCTCCACGCCCGACGAGGTGGCCCGCCAGGCGGCCGACAACGATGTGCACGTGGTCGGGGTGTCCTCGCTGGCGGCCGGGCACCTGACCCTGGTGCCCGCGCTGCGCGATGCGCTCGCCGAGGTGGGGCGCCCGGACATCATGGTCGTCGTCGGCGGCGTCATCCCGCCGGGTGACTTCGACGAGCTGTACGAGGCCGGCGCGACCGCGATCTTCCCGCCCGGCACCGTGATCGCCGATGCCGCCGTGGGGTTGCTGAACAAGCTGGCCGAACGACTCGGTTACGACCTGACCTGATGAGCCGCCCGGACCTCGCGCCCGCGGAACTGGCGTCGGCGCTGCGCAACGGCGACCGCTCCGCGCTGGCACGGGCCATCACGCTGGTCGAGTCGACCCGACCGGATCACCGGCGGCGCGCCCAGGAATTGCTGCTGGAGCTCATGCCCGAGGCCGGCAGCGCCCGGCACGTCGGCATCACGGGCGTGCCCGGAGTCGGTAAATCCACCACGATCGAGGCGCTCGGCATGCACCTCATCGAGCGCGGACACCGGGTCGCGGTGCTGGCGGTGGACCCGTCGTCCACGCGCACCGGGGGATCGATCCTGGGCGACAAGACGCGGATGGCTCGCCTCGCGGTGCATCCGGACGCCTACATCCGGCCGTCGCCGACCTCGGGCACCCTCGGCGGGGTGGCCCGCGCCACGCGCGAGACGATCGTGCTGCTGGAGGCCGCCGGTTTCGACGTCATCCTGGTCGAGACCGTGGGCGTCGGGCAGTCCGAGGTGACGGTGTCGGACATGGTGGACACCTTCGTCTTCCTCACCCTGGCGCGCACCGGGGATCAGCTGCAGGGCATCAAGAAGGGCGTCCTGGAACTGGCCGACATCGTGGTGGTCAACAAGGCCGACGGTGAGCACGCGGTCGAGGCCAAGGCCGCCGCCCGGGAACTGTCCGGCGCGCTGCGCCTGATCTACCCGCGGGAGACGCTGTGGCGGCCGCCGGTTCTCACCATGAGCGCGCTGACCGGCGACGGGCTGGCCGAATTGTGGGAGACCGTCGAGAAACACGGTGAAACACTCAAAGCCGCGGGGGAGTTCGAGGCACGCAGGCGCGCCCAGCAGGTCAACTGGACCTGGGCGATGGTCCGGGACGCGGTGCTCGACCGGGTGCTCAGCAACCCGGAGGTGAAGAGCATCCGCTCCGAGGTGGAACGCAAGGTGCGGGACGGTGAATTGACCCCGGCGCTGGCGGCGCAGGCGATTCTGGATGCCGCGGACCGGCCGCCCGCCTGATCGCCCGGCTTTGCCGTAGCCGGTGGATCACGCCGAAGGCCGGATAACGAAACACCCCCACCTCCTGCCGGACATGGCTACTGGCCAGGCGTGACACCTCATTCGCCGGGCCGGCGACCGTCAGCAACTTGAACTCGAAAATAATTGCTGCACGTGGTCGGCCATTTTCGGGTCTCGAAGAGGGTTGTGCGCCCGGTGAACAGGTGCGGCAAGATGACGTTTCAGCTGGACAACACGCGCCATTCGACTCATCTGACCGCTCGGGAGGTATCAGGGGTGACCCGCATCTTTCTCTCCACCTGGGGGCAGAACGACAACATCGGGGATTCGATCCTGCGACGCGGCCTGCTGCGCACCTTTCAAGGGATCGACGGGGTCGAGCTGCACGTGCATGTGGGGCGGCGGGAACCCGGCGAGCACAACGACGAGGGCTACCTGTCGGCGCTGCAGCTGCGTGGCGACGAGATCCTGCACGACCGCACCATCGACTGGCTCAAGGCGGCCGCGGCGGGCGTCTTCACCGAACGCACCATCATGGTGCTGCCGGCCGGGGAGATCGTCTATCCCAAGATCGGTCGCTCGCTGACCGGTCTGGGCAATCTGGTGTTGGCACTGGCGCCGCGACTTCGCGGTGGCACCGCGCTGCAGGTCGGGGCCGGGGTGCGCCTGTCGTCCGTCGGCGCCAAGGCCGCGCAGCGCGGGGACGGGAGCGTCACCGTCCCGTTCGCCGAGCGACTGTCCCGTCGGTCGATGGCGATGGTGGCCTGGCGGGATTCGGCCACCCGAGCCGCTTTCGGCGTCGGCGACCTGCTCCCGGACTGGGCGTTCGGGGAGGGCGACGATCCGCTCGACGGCGGCCTGGGGCCGGCGCCTGCCGAGCGTGAGCTGCTGGCCGTCACCACCCGGTGGGATCGCGGCATGCTCAGCGGCGAGAAGCTCGACCTGCTCCGACGGCTGGCCGATCGGCACGGTCTGCGGCTTCAGGTCTACAGCCAGGTGCGTCGCGACCGCGAACACTGCGAGCGGCTCGCTGCCGCGCTGCACCCCGGCACCGAGCCGGTGCTGTTCGAAAACCAGACGCACGCGGTGTGGGAGCGCGAGGTCAGGGCGCTGCACCGGCGGTCGGCACTGGTGGCCAGTGACCGGGCGCACGCGCTCATCATCGGTGCCACCGAGGGCGCGATTCCGGTGGTCATCTCGAATTGGCCGGCGGTGAAGCCCATCGAGACGCTGCGCGCCGGCGGGATCCGTGTGCCGTCGGATTCCGGGTCCGCGGACGGACCCGTCGAGGAGTACGTCGCGGCGCAACTGGCCGATGCCTCCGCCATCGAGCGGGCCGTCGTCCAGGCGCGCCGGCAGATTAGCGAGGCCAGGATCCGGCTGCGGGCACTCGTCGAGGCAGATGCGCCCACACCGGTTGCCAGCAACGCAATGTGACGGGCGTGCCACATCGGGAAGTCGGGTGGCCCGATTGCATTTCCGCGTGTCAGCGCCATCTCGCCGGCAACGAAGTGCCCGGGCACGACTCCGACCGCTTCACAGATGGGTAACGCCTCTCGCTAGTTAGCCTCGCGGAGGAGTAACTTGGTCTGACTGTGACCTACGCACTAGATGGTGAGCGCAGCGCGGCGCCCACCGGCTCCATCAATCGCGCGGCGATCACCGGCGGCGCGGTGCTGCCGCGTGGGGTCAGTGGTGCGGCGGACCCCAACTTCGCCTGCGCCGTCTCGGCGTTCTCCAAGCTCTTCGGTCATCGCCGGTTCGGCGGCGGGGCCCTGTCGGTGTACCTGGACGGGGTGCCGGTGGTCGATGTCTGGACCGGCTGGGCCGACCGGGCCGGTCGCCGGCCCTGGACCGAGGACACCGGCGCCATGGTGTTCTCGGCCACCAAGGGTATGGCGTCCACCGTCATTCACCGCCTGGTGGACCGCGGGCTCATCGACTACGACGCTCCGATGGCCGAGTACTGGCCGGAGTTCGGGGTCAAGGGCAAGGCGACGATCACCGTCCGCGACATGTTGCGGCACCGGGCGGGGCTGTCCCACCTGAACGGGGTGACCCGCGGCGACCTGCTCGACCACCTCAAGATGGAGGAACGCATCGCGGCCGCCCCGGCCGGGCTGTTCCGCGGGCGTCCGGCGTATCACGCGCTCACCTACGGCTGGTTGGTCTCCGGACTGGCCAGATCGGTCACCGGCCTCGGGATGCGTGAGCTGTTCCGCACGGAGTTGGCGAGCCCGCTCGACGTCGACGGCGTCCACCTGGGCCGTCCGCCGGCAGCCGCACCGACCCAGCCCGCCCAGATCATCCATCCGCAGAGTGCGTTGCAGAACCCCGTCTTCAATGTGGTGGCGCCGTACATGGCGGCGCTGCCCGGCGGGTTCGGGTCGCTGTACTTCCCCGGCATGAAGGCGACGGTGCAGGGCGACACGCCGCTGCTGGACAGTGAGATCGCCGCAGCCAATGGGGTGGCGACCGCGCGTGCCCTCGCACGGATGTACGGGGCCATCGCCAACGGCGGTGAGATCGACGGCACCAGATTCCTGTCCCGTGAACTGGTGGCGGGCCTCACCGGGCCGCGAAGTCTGCACCCGGACGGCTCGATCGGGATGCCGATGGCCTTCCATCTCGGCTACCACTCGCTGCCGTTTCCCGGCATCCTGCCGGGATTCGGTCACGTCGGGCTCGGCGGCTCGCTCGGGTGGGCCGATCCGGCCACCGGCCTGGCGTTCGGCTATGCGCACAACCGTCTGCTCACCCCGTTCGTGGTGGCCGATCAGGCCGGTTTCGTCGCCACTGCGGCGCTCATCCGGCGCGGTGTGGCGCGTGCGCGAGACCGCGGATTCACCGGGATTCCACGACTCGGAGCGGGGTTCCAGGGGCCGGCCACGGCGGCCGGCTGAGCGGTCCGCGGAGGTTCGTTTTCTGGCCCGCGAGTTTTGCTTGACCCGGCAAATACGCAGGTGGTACCGCCGGTCGCACGATATTGCTGCAGGCCCCGAATGGTGGCTAGGTCGGCTATCCGAAACGGTTGATCATGTTGGGCTCGCACCGATCGTGGTGACAATCTCCACCACACCCGCCCGTGTTGTTTCCGTTATACAAGTAAGCGTTGCCGAGATCACCTCCGAGGGGCGGCGCGGGGCAGGCGCTCAGATTTCGCCACTGGGATGGGTGGTGCAGCTGTTTTCGGTGGTAGCACGCTTAGAACTTTCTCAGGATGCCGGCTTCCATGGGCGCGGACGATCGTCCAAATGGCCCTCAGCAACATCAAGTAGTTAGCACGCCTTGTTTGCTCATATATGCCGTGGCTAATGTTGCGCTTGACAAAGTGAGGCGTATCACATTTACTCAAACGTCAATAAGACAATGGATCCGCAGGTTGCGGCTTTATCGGGAAGTTGCTGGAAGATCTTGTTGTAGCTGGTGTAGCCTCCGCGTCGCGGCTCTTGAGCCTGTAGAGTGCCGTGTGGATTTGCTCAGTTTTTAACGACCTCGTCAACGGAGACGACTACGCTACCGGCATACGGACGAGCCAAGCATGGTGCGGGAAGGGAAATTGGGCGGCGCGAAAGGGTGCCACAGCTAGGTCCACTGCCGCAGTCCTGCTCAACTCGGTGTGCAGTACCCGTCTGGAAGAGGTTTGAACTACGTGGTTGATACACCTGTCACAGCGGTCGCCATCATCGGGATGGCGTGCCGATTGCCTGGCGGAATCGACTCACCTGACCAAATGTGGCAGGCGCTGCTCAACGGTCAGGACTTCGTCACCACGATCCCGGAGGACCGCTGGGATGCCGACGAGTACTACGACCCCGAGCCCGGCGTGCCCGGACGCTCGGTCTCCAAGTGGGGCGCCTTCCTCGACGACGTAGCGGGCTTTGACGCCGACTTCTTCGGCATCAGCGACCGCGAGGCCACCGCCGTCGACCCCCAGCACCGACTGCTGCTGGAGACGGCCTGGGAGGCCATCGAGCACGCCGGTATCGATCCGGCCGCGCTGGAAGGTTCGCGTACCGGCGTCTTCATGGGCCTGACCCATGGCGACTACCAGCTGGTCGCCGCCGACGCCCACGCCATCGAAGGGCCCTACGGCTTCACCGGCAACAACTTCAGCCTGGCCTCCGGCCGGATCTCCTACCACCTCGGCGCGCGGGGCCCGGCCTTCTCCGTCGACTCCGCCTGCTCCTCGGGCCTGCTGGCGCTGCACATGGGTGCGCGCAGCCTGCACGAGGGTGAGAGCGACATGGTGCTCGCCGGTGGCGTGAACATCGTGCTGGAGCCGCGCAAGCTGTCCTCGGGTTCGGCGCAGGGCATGCTGTCACCGACCGGGCACTGCCACGCCTTCGATGAGGCCGCCGACGGCTTCGTCCCGGGTGAGGCCACCGGCGTGGTGCTGCTCAAGCGACTGGCCGATGCCGAGCGCGACGGCGACCGGATCCTCGCGGTGGTCCGCGGCACCGCCGCCAACCAGGACGGCCACACCGTCAACATCGCGACCCCGTCCCGGGACGCACAGATCGCCGTCTACCAGGAGGCGCTGGCCGTCGGCGCGGTGGACGCGTCGACCGTCGGCCTGATCGAGGCGCACGGAACCGGCACCCCGGTGGGCGACCCGATCGAGTTCACCAGCCTGGCCGCGGTCTACGGCGGCAGCGGCCCGGTGGCGCTCGGTTCCTCGAAGACCAACTTCGGCCACGCGCAGTCCGCCTCCGGAACCATCGGCCTGATCAAGAGCGTGCTGGCGTTGCAACACGCCGTCGTGCCGCCGAACATCCACTTCAACCGGCTGCCCGAGGAACTGGCGAAGGTCAAGACCGAGCTGTACGTCCCGACCGCGGCCGCACCGTGGCCGGCCGGCGACCAGCCGCGGCGCGCCGCCGTCTCGGCCTACGGCCTGTCCGGCACCAACGTGCACGCCATCCTCGAAGAGGCCCCGGCGCCCGCGGCGGCCGAGCCCGCCGCCGCCGACGGACCGCACATCTTCCCGCTGTCCTCGACCTCCGCCGAGGGGCTGCGCAGCACCGCACGCAAGCTTGCCGACTGGGTGGCAGACCGGGTCGATACCCTCGACCTGCACGACCTGGCCTACACGCTGGCCCGCCGCCGGGCGCACCGCCCGGTG
This region of Mycolicibacterium diernhoferi genomic DNA includes:
- a CDS encoding serine hydrolase domain-containing protein — translated: MNRAAITGGAVLPRGVSGAADPNFACAVSAFSKLFGHRRFGGGALSVYLDGVPVVDVWTGWADRAGRRPWTEDTGAMVFSATKGMASTVIHRLVDRGLIDYDAPMAEYWPEFGVKGKATITVRDMLRHRAGLSHLNGVTRGDLLDHLKMEERIAAAPAGLFRGRPAYHALTYGWLVSGLARSVTGLGMRELFRTELASPLDVDGVHLGRPPAAAPTQPAQIIHPQSALQNPVFNVVAPYMAALPGGFGSLYFPGMKATVQGDTPLLDSEIAAANGVATARALARMYGAIANGGEIDGTRFLSRELVAGLTGPRSLHPDGSIGMPMAFHLGYHSLPFPGILPGFGHVGLGGSLGWADPATGLAFGYAHNRLLTPFVVADQAGFVATAALIRRGVARARDRGFTGIPRLGAGFQGPATAAG
- the meaB gene encoding methylmalonyl Co-A mutase-associated GTPase MeaB, translated to MSRPDLAPAELASALRNGDRSALARAITLVESTRPDHRRRAQELLLELMPEAGSARHVGITGVPGVGKSTTIEALGMHLIERGHRVAVLAVDPSSTRTGGSILGDKTRMARLAVHPDAYIRPSPTSGTLGGVARATRETIVLLEAAGFDVILVETVGVGQSEVTVSDMVDTFVFLTLARTGDQLQGIKKGVLELADIVVVNKADGEHAVEAKAAARELSGALRLIYPRETLWRPPVLTMSALTGDGLAELWETVEKHGETLKAAGEFEARRRAQQVNWTWAMVRDAVLDRVLSNPEVKSIRSEVERKVRDGELTPALAAQAILDAADRPPA
- the mutA gene encoding methylmalonyl-CoA mutase small subunit; translation: MSSSVIESDRERWRSGVAGVLAKSLRRDIADLPAEPERLLDSPTYEGFPVRPLYTALDAVPESPLPGQWPFARGGDARRDVLSGWKVAEQFPLAASGTAEANGALLLALTEGTSALILRIGNADDAVPAAELDRLLDGVYLDLVPVILDAGADYVAAADAVLPLIADFDDDRRSRLSLDLGADPLTAVLSGRAAPSTDEVTAVATRTAGQAGVRAVTVDGPALHNLGASASWELAGALAAGVSYLRQLIAGGLSVTDALGQVSFRFSADDDQFMSIAKLRAARRLWARVAEVAGDAAAGAAVLHAVTSAPMMSQRDPWVNMLRTTLAAFAAGVGGADTVAVQPFDAAIPGGLPGTATTFSRRIARNTQLLLLEESHLGRVLDPAAGSWFVEDLTAQLAEQAWAHFQDLESRGGFVEARDYLVEQIAAVREQRADDIAHRKTSLTGVNEFPNLAEKPLERAEEVPGVYRYAAGFEALRDRSDAYLAEHGTRPQAVLLPLGPLAEHNIRTTFAANLLASGGIEAVNPGTVDAAGVAAAVDGHKVVVICGTDARYGTEAEAVVAAARDAGAAHVYLAGPEKALANAGEGSARPDEYLTAKINAVEALATLLTRLGA
- the scpA gene encoding methylmalonyl-CoA mutase codes for the protein MTVSNDAAATTTATTGLPSFADVPLHGDNEPAAPTAEATAELTAVAAAAHGYTPEQLVWSTPEGIDVKPVYIAADRDEAVAAGYPLDSFPGDAPFIRGPYPTMYVNQPWTIRQYAGFSTAAESNAFYRRNLAAGQKGLSVAFDLATHRGYDSDHPRVAGDVGMAGVAIDSILDMRQLFDGIDLGNVSVSMTMNGAVLPILALYVVAAEEQGVPPEKLAGTIQNDILKEFMVRNTYIYPPKPSMRIISDIFGYTSAKMPKFNSISISGYHIQEAGATADLELGYTLADGVEYLKAGLDAGLDIDKFAPRLSFFWGIGMNFFMEVAKLRAGRLLWSELVAQFDPKSSKSLSLRTHSQTSGWSLTAQDVFNNVARTCVEAMAATQGHTQSLHTNALDEALALPTDFSARIARNTQLVLQQESGTTRPIDPWGGSYYVEWLTHQLAEKARGHIREIAEHGGMAQAINEGIPKMRIEEAAARTQARIDSGVQALIGVNKYQVAEDQEIEVLKVENSRVRTEQLAKLERLRAERDEAATQAALAELTRAAGENTSAGPDGLGNNLMALAINAARAHATVGEISDALEKVYGRHVAEIRTISGVYRDEVGKAGNVGAATDLVERFAEADGRRPRILVAKMGQDGHDRGQKVIATAFADIGFDVDVGSLFSTPDEVARQAADNDVHVVGVSSLAAGHLTLVPALRDALAEVGRPDIMVVVGGVIPPGDFDELYEAGATAIFPPGTVIADAAVGLLNKLAERLGYDLT